A single region of the Silene latifolia isolate original U9 population chromosome 8, ASM4854445v1, whole genome shotgun sequence genome encodes:
- the LOC141595526 gene encoding uncharacterized protein LOC141595526, with protein MKLNPFKCTIGVSSDKFLGYIVTQRGIEAITKQIKAVLQLESPEKLKDVQRLAGKVAALSRFISISSDKCRLFYDILRKSQKFEWTSDHEQSFKELKHYLSTPPLLSKPEQGEPLFLYLDVIEVAVSAVLVREQYDPKTTIKSQAVADFVSDFSPTIQNLADEEILTLKGNKEAEVWQIYIDGASNQRGTGVGLILCLSNSGATFKPTDLSSIPIAHVLEPSIRKLEVAKIGELEDQQYGAAVQSTTNSQTLVQPDSRASGQMAAQQSTAGPYLRCLDKQEAQTVLVALHSDECGNNVGGRSLSNKALRQAPRTPMSNGQAESSKKIIIDNLRRRLQELGGKWEDELPIVLWSDRMTPKTATGQAPFSLVFGAEALIPSEVIVLTHRYGCMTGEQNNA; from the exons atgaagctaaatccgtTCAAATGCACCATTGGAGTTTCCTCCGACAAATTCTTAGGTTATATTGtcactcaaagaggaatagaagccatcACCAAACAGATTAAGGCCGTATTACAACTGGAGTCACCAGAAAAACTGAAGGATGTGCAGAGGCTAGCTGGTAAAGTAGCAGCTTTGAGCAGGTTCATTTCGATATCTTCAGACAAGTGTAGACTATTCTACGATATATTAaggaagagccagaagtttgaatggacatCAGACCACGAGCAGTCATTCAAGgagctgaagcactacctcagcacCCCGCCACTACTATCAAAACCAGAACAGGGAGAACCATTGTTCCTCTACTTGGATGTCATAGAGGTAGCAGTAAGCGCAGTTCTAGTCAGAGAGCA ATATGatccaaaaacaacaataaaGTCACAGGCAGTGGcagactttgtgtcagacttcagcccgaccatccaaaatctggcagatgaAGAGATTCTAACCTTAAAAGGAAACAAGGAAGCAGAAGTCTGGCAGATATACATcgatggagcctccaaccaaagggggacAGGTGTAGGACTAATCCT atgccttagcaactctggggcAACCTTCAAGCCAACCGACTTGTCCAGCATCCCCATCGCTCACGTGCTGGAACCTTCTATCCGAAAATTGGAGGTAGCGAAGATAGGAGAACTGGAAGACCAGCAATATGGGGCAGCAGTTCAGTCAACTACAAATAGTCAGACGCTTGTACAGCCAGACAGTAGAGCTAGTGGTCAGATGGCTGCCCA GCAGTCAACAGCAGGACCATACCTAAGATGCCTTGATAAGCAAGAAGCGCAGACTGTTTTGGTTGCTCTCCACAGTGACGAGTGTGGAAACAAtgtagggggcaggagtctgtcaaacaaagcTCTGAGACAAG cacccaggactccaatgtctaacgggcaagctgaatccagtAAGAAAATTATCATAGACAActtgagaaggaggttacaggagttaggaggaaagtgggaaGATGAATTGCCAatagtgttatggtcagacagaatgACCCCAAAGACGGCAACAGGCCAggcacccttcagcctggtgtttggtgcAGAAGCACTCATTCCATCAGAAGTTATAGTTCTTactcacaggtatggatgtatgacaggggaacaAAACAACGCATAG